A genomic segment from Actinoplanes sichuanensis encodes:
- a CDS encoding peptidase inhibitor family I36 protein: protein MHATTAMRRHRSHLIGAALSTTLLLGAPTPAAAHPASTADAACPFSSAVCLFEGENYTGARLTLSSWPPGSGACISLVEHNWNGRARSAYNTNPTSAALFMNDDCIGGPNQLPPGGTPYLDTATQASIWVP, encoded by the coding sequence ATGCACGCCACGACGGCCATGCGCCGACACCGGTCTCACCTCATCGGCGCCGCACTCTCCACGACGTTGCTTCTCGGCGCACCCACGCCGGCCGCGGCGCATCCCGCCTCGACCGCCGATGCCGCCTGCCCCTTCTCCAGCGCGGTGTGCCTGTTTGAGGGCGAGAACTACACCGGTGCCCGGCTCACTCTCAGCTCGTGGCCGCCGGGGTCCGGAGCCTGCATCAGCCTGGTGGAACACAACTGGAACGGCCGCGCCCGCTCGGCATACAACACCAACCCGACAAGCGCCGCGCTGTTCATGAACGACGACTGCATCGGCGGACCGAATCAGCTGCCGCCCGGCGGAACGCCGTACCTCGACACCGCCACCCAGGCAAGCATCTGGGTGCCCTGA
- a CDS encoding metallophosphoesterase: MATVIILVVAGVAFLAAFVALHWYAWRRLVRDTTTRRSPLRRFGTAVFIAGPVLGLAAVRDDMPGIPFAFEGVIDWPGFMWLALFLYTVLALAIGELVRPPLRWYLARRDTSSRTPSGPPDLPQKAATGSSDHPAHGSPVVVASQTGAEAGTAEPALSAAMSRRMFVSRVVGGTAAAAALGTVGYGTYGVMRGPQLKRLSIPLAKLPRSAHGFRIAVVSDIHLGPILGRRFTQRVVDTINSTQPDLIAVVGDLVDGSVDELADAVEPLTQLRARHGSYFVTGNHEYFNDPADWITKVRDLGLVPLENARTEMPGFDLAGVNDVMGKQTARAPTSPRPSATATALAQRSCSPTSPSSSTTP; this comes from the coding sequence ATGGCCACCGTCATCATCCTCGTCGTGGCGGGAGTCGCCTTCCTCGCCGCCTTCGTCGCACTGCACTGGTACGCATGGCGGCGCCTCGTGCGTGACACGACAACGCGTCGGAGTCCGCTGCGCCGCTTCGGAACCGCGGTCTTCATCGCCGGGCCGGTGCTCGGGCTGGCCGCGGTCCGCGACGACATGCCAGGCATCCCGTTCGCCTTCGAGGGCGTCATCGACTGGCCCGGCTTCATGTGGCTCGCCCTGTTCCTTTACACGGTCCTCGCCCTGGCCATCGGTGAACTCGTACGCCCACCGCTGCGCTGGTATCTGGCTCGTCGCGACACCTCCAGCCGCACCCCATCAGGGCCACCCGACCTACCACAGAAAGCCGCCACCGGATCCTCTGACCACCCGGCCCACGGCAGCCCCGTTGTAGTGGCCTCGCAGACCGGCGCTGAAGCCGGCACCGCCGAACCGGCATTGTCGGCGGCGATGTCACGCCGTATGTTCGTCTCACGCGTGGTCGGCGGCACCGCCGCCGCCGCGGCACTCGGCACCGTCGGTTACGGCACCTACGGCGTCATGCGCGGGCCGCAACTCAAGCGACTCTCCATTCCGCTGGCCAAGCTGCCCCGCAGCGCACACGGCTTCCGCATCGCCGTGGTCAGCGACATCCACCTCGGCCCCATCCTCGGCCGTCGCTTCACCCAGCGCGTCGTCGACACCATCAACAGCACCCAGCCCGACCTCATCGCCGTCGTCGGTGACCTGGTCGACGGCAGCGTCGACGAGCTGGCCGACGCCGTCGAACCGCTCACGCAGCTCCGAGCGCGCCACGGCAGCTACTTCGTCACCGGCAACCACGAATACTTCAACGACCCCGCCGACTGGATCACCAAGGTCCGTGACCTCGGCCTCGTCCCGCTGGAGAACGCACGCACCGAGATGCCCGGCTTCGACCTCGCCGGCGTCAACGACGTCATGGGGAAGCAGACCGCCAGGGCCCCGACTTCGCCAAGGCCCTCGGCGACCGCGACCGCACTCGCACAGCGGTCCTGCTCGCCCACCAGCCCGTCGTCATCGACGACGCCGTGA
- a CDS encoding aldo/keto reductase encodes MSDTTSRRRFLAGAAAVAAAPAVAGLAGPAAAAQAAGRPAGNGAPAGAATTLTSRRRLGRLKVSSIGLGCQTMPGALYGPVSSRADMVKIIRTAVDQGVTFFDTAEAYGPFESERIVGEALRKVRDDVVIASKFGWNIDPDTGQQLPGLNSQPAHIKRAVDGMLKRLRTDHIDLLYQHRVDPAVPIEYVADTIKDLIKAGKVRHWGLSEPGPQTVRRAHAVQPLTAIQNEYNLLWRGPEQQILPLCEELGIGFVCWAPLAYGVTTSTINPYTRFAEGDFRPMVPRNSPENLTANMAIVNLLSQWAVRKGATPAQLSLAWLLAQKPWIVPIPSATRTSHLLENIGTEEFAFTAAELSEFTTALNAIPVSGERLPAFVLALSGVEAPLP; translated from the coding sequence ATGTCTGACACCACCAGCCGGCGCCGGTTCCTGGCCGGGGCAGCCGCCGTAGCGGCAGCCCCCGCTGTGGCGGGCCTCGCCGGCCCCGCAGCAGCCGCGCAAGCAGCCGGCCGTCCCGCCGGCAACGGCGCTCCGGCGGGCGCCGCCACCACGCTGACCAGCCGCCGCCGACTGGGCCGGCTCAAGGTCTCCAGCATCGGTCTCGGCTGCCAGACCATGCCGGGCGCCCTGTACGGGCCGGTCAGCAGCCGCGCCGACATGGTCAAGATCATCCGCACGGCCGTCGACCAGGGCGTCACGTTTTTCGACACCGCCGAGGCCTACGGGCCGTTCGAGTCCGAGCGCATCGTCGGCGAAGCACTGCGCAAGGTCCGCGACGACGTGGTCATCGCGTCGAAGTTCGGCTGGAACATCGACCCGGACACCGGTCAGCAGCTTCCCGGCCTCAACAGCCAGCCCGCCCACATCAAACGGGCCGTGGACGGCATGCTCAAACGTCTCAGGACCGACCACATCGACCTGCTGTACCAGCACCGCGTCGATCCGGCGGTACCGATCGAGTACGTGGCCGACACGATCAAAGACCTGATCAAGGCCGGCAAGGTCCGGCACTGGGGCCTGTCCGAGCCGGGCCCGCAGACGGTACGCCGCGCACACGCCGTGCAGCCGCTCACCGCGATCCAGAACGAGTACAACCTGCTGTGGCGTGGCCCCGAGCAGCAAATCCTGCCGCTGTGCGAAGAACTCGGCATCGGATTCGTGTGCTGGGCGCCGCTGGCCTACGGCGTCACCACCAGCACGATCAACCCGTACACCCGCTTCGCCGAAGGCGACTTCCGGCCGATGGTGCCGCGCAACTCGCCGGAGAATCTCACCGCCAACATGGCGATCGTGAACCTGCTGTCACAGTGGGCAGTTCGCAAGGGCGCCACGCCGGCGCAACTGTCGCTGGCCTGGCTGCTGGCGCAGAAGCCGTGGATCGTGCCGATCCCGTCCGCCACCCGCACGTCGCACCTACTGGAAAACATCGGCACCGAGGAGTTCGCCTTCACCGCCGCCGAGCTGAGCGAGTTCACCACCGCCTTGAACGCGATCCCGGTCAGCGGCGAGCGCCTGCCGGCTTTCGTGCTCGCGCTGTCCGGCGTCGAAGCACCGCTGCCCTGA
- a CDS encoding SHOCT domain-containing protein, which translates to MGLLRGVARTAVIAGTATAVSNRVSRRQAGRWSRQAEQQYAEQQYYAGGEEAEEQPDPTSAKLDQLRQLGELKAHGVLTEAEFEQQKARILAS; encoded by the coding sequence ATGGGTCTTCTTCGTGGTGTCGCACGGACCGCGGTGATCGCCGGGACGGCGACCGCGGTCTCCAACCGGGTCTCGCGGCGGCAGGCCGGCCGCTGGTCCCGGCAAGCCGAGCAGCAGTACGCCGAGCAGCAGTACTACGCCGGCGGTGAGGAGGCCGAGGAGCAGCCCGACCCGACCTCGGCGAAGCTGGACCAGCTGCGTCAGCTGGGTGAGCTGAAGGCCCATGGTGTTCTCACCGAAGCCGAGTTCGAGCAGCAGAAGGCCCGGATCCTGGCCTCCTGA
- a CDS encoding ThuA domain-containing protein: MLALVAATTASVTFPATALAAPDTDGRLNVLLFYKPNFHASHVQARQAVRDLVNELGTQYGQPVEIQETDDPSVFNTSNLADKDTVVFAQTGGVLFNAAQRSALEAYIRTGGGYMGLHYTGWSVGESEHDVNPFYARLVGAVSEGHPENPGVRPGRVVVKDAGHPLTQGVTASITRSDEWYDWVVNPAPWVRTLIEADETSYGMGRQGSSHPVTWCQKIDSGRSWYTSMGHEGSAYSEAYMRAQMKNGLAYAAGLLAADCSPPVKDTAGAWSGVTPWPLVPINMALTSDGRVQSFGSVGGWGNDTTPYDWTGNSSVTQGGHMEVDIWNPAQPRTLANVRAGIIPNTTYTDLFCSMQVQSPHDHSTMTVGGDDSLGGNAPNDAALGVTSYSTNNGLQNEAPMNIPRWYPTGTTMPNGDVVVQGGSLRGGPGGPGVLTPEVYTPESGSGWKLLTGARSTAAYGDGGSDHAGADENRWWYPRAFVAPTTGTLFNITGTQMYELNPAGNGGTGQIVLRGTLPGDIANQGADGNPVGATSTAVMYRPGKILQVGGGWWANGGGPDGARAAFTVDITGGTADPVVAATSPMKYQRHWATATLLPDGRVLVTGGSRSNNGNDGYVTNPEIWDPDTGNWTEVAIPHEHARLYHSTALLLPDGRVMIGGGGVPGPRNYTDVEYYSPGYLFDGDNAASRPVINTAPEKIGYNGDFQVTSTGTVSRVTLVRNGSVTHGFNNDQNFQDLAFSQSGSTVDITSPVNGNYAPPGSYMLFVWDASGTPSAAKIVKIDPAVKMTQLNPRVVDQFEYPRVPAEWRTNTAPATVDVAAGNNRMSPWTVESPVQLVRGTATGQGGLGLTGYQLALGNAGSIERTVNDLTPGRTYRISLRYARDARSAGTGAATATLSIGNLNTTLTATTALPSTAAYGTYVGIFTAATAAQKLSLKATGADAGLTVDDLVIVGDDAPPPTATGIPVRYEFEEGAGTTAANTGTGGGAGAAVLTGSTGWSTDGVLGKAVNLPGGANTNAVDLPDNLLMGAANFTTAFWVRPDTKSNWTGLFHIGDGLAAAGSYYQIQMQTQAAGNTGLAVTFKGKTGPEERIYATPVRDVVAGEWNHVAFTRQGSVGTLYLNGEAIATRTDLTVGMTEVGPTTNNWLGRNGYPDVAFDGLMDDVRVYTSTLSAADVAAVYHERSAEVPVTVTAQPRCIAGKAYVAVRVLNDHDSAVDVVMETRYGNRTFADIAPGAAAFQSFAVRAATVPAGSVTVRATATVGGKEATTTVDADYAAETCGS; this comes from the coding sequence GTGCTGGCGCTTGTCGCCGCGACGACCGCCTCCGTCACCTTCCCCGCCACAGCACTCGCCGCCCCTGACACCGATGGCCGGCTCAACGTGTTGCTGTTCTATAAGCCCAACTTCCATGCCTCTCACGTGCAGGCGCGGCAGGCCGTGCGCGACCTGGTCAACGAACTCGGCACGCAGTACGGGCAGCCGGTGGAGATCCAGGAGACCGACGACCCCTCCGTCTTCAACACCAGCAACCTGGCCGACAAGGACACCGTCGTCTTCGCCCAGACCGGCGGCGTGCTGTTCAACGCCGCGCAGCGGTCCGCGCTGGAGGCGTACATCCGCACCGGCGGCGGTTACATGGGCCTGCACTACACCGGCTGGTCGGTCGGCGAGAGCGAGCACGACGTCAACCCGTTCTACGCCCGCCTGGTCGGCGCCGTCTCCGAAGGCCACCCGGAGAACCCCGGCGTCCGCCCCGGCCGCGTGGTGGTCAAGGACGCCGGCCACCCGCTCACCCAGGGCGTGACCGCCTCGATCACCCGCAGCGACGAGTGGTACGACTGGGTGGTCAACCCGGCACCCTGGGTTCGCACCCTGATCGAGGCCGACGAGACCTCCTACGGCATGGGCCGGCAGGGTTCCTCGCACCCGGTCACCTGGTGCCAGAAGATCGACTCCGGCCGGTCCTGGTACACCTCGATGGGCCACGAGGGCAGCGCCTACTCCGAGGCGTACATGCGGGCCCAGATGAAGAACGGCCTGGCCTACGCCGCCGGTCTGCTGGCCGCCGACTGCTCGCCTCCGGTCAAGGACACCGCCGGCGCCTGGAGCGGTGTCACACCGTGGCCGCTGGTCCCGATCAACATGGCGCTGACCTCCGACGGCCGGGTGCAGTCGTTCGGCAGCGTCGGCGGCTGGGGCAACGACACCACACCGTACGACTGGACCGGCAACAGCTCGGTCACCCAGGGCGGCCACATGGAGGTCGACATCTGGAACCCCGCGCAGCCACGAACCTTGGCGAACGTACGCGCAGGCATCATCCCGAACACCACGTACACCGACCTGTTCTGCTCCATGCAGGTACAGAGCCCGCACGACCACTCCACGATGACGGTCGGCGGCGACGACAGCCTGGGCGGCAACGCCCCCAACGACGCCGCGCTCGGTGTCACCAGCTACAGCACGAACAACGGGCTGCAGAACGAAGCACCCATGAACATCCCCCGCTGGTACCCGACCGGCACCACCATGCCCAACGGTGACGTCGTCGTGCAGGGCGGGAGCCTCCGCGGCGGTCCGGGTGGCCCCGGCGTGCTCACTCCCGAGGTCTACACCCCGGAGTCGGGCTCGGGCTGGAAGCTGCTCACCGGCGCCAGGAGCACCGCCGCGTACGGTGACGGCGGCTCCGACCACGCAGGCGCCGACGAGAACCGCTGGTGGTACCCACGGGCGTTCGTCGCCCCGACGACCGGAACGCTGTTCAACATCACCGGCACCCAGATGTACGAGCTCAACCCCGCCGGCAACGGCGGCACGGGCCAGATCGTGCTACGAGGTACCCTGCCGGGCGACATCGCCAACCAGGGCGCCGACGGCAACCCGGTCGGCGCCACGTCCACCGCCGTCATGTACCGCCCCGGCAAGATCCTGCAGGTCGGTGGCGGCTGGTGGGCCAACGGCGGCGGCCCCGACGGCGCCCGCGCCGCCTTCACCGTCGACATCACCGGCGGCACCGCCGACCCGGTCGTCGCGGCGACGAGTCCGATGAAATACCAGCGACACTGGGCCACCGCGACACTCCTGCCCGACGGCAGGGTGCTGGTCACCGGTGGTAGCCGGTCGAACAACGGCAACGACGGATACGTCACCAACCCCGAGATCTGGGACCCGGACACCGGCAACTGGACCGAGGTCGCCATCCCGCACGAGCATGCCCGGCTCTACCACTCCACGGCGCTGCTCCTGCCCGACGGCCGCGTGATGATCGGTGGCGGGGGCGTGCCCGGCCCGCGCAACTACACGGACGTCGAGTACTACTCGCCCGGGTACCTGTTCGACGGCGACAACGCCGCTTCACGCCCGGTGATCAACACCGCGCCGGAGAAGATCGGTTACAACGGCGACTTCCAGGTCACCTCGACCGGTACCGTCTCCCGGGTCACGCTGGTCCGTAACGGCTCGGTGACGCACGGCTTCAACAACGACCAGAACTTCCAGGACCTGGCGTTCAGCCAGTCCGGCAGCACGGTCGACATCACATCGCCGGTCAACGGCAACTACGCCCCGCCCGGGTCGTACATGCTGTTCGTCTGGGACGCCTCCGGTACCCCGTCGGCCGCGAAGATCGTCAAGATCGACCCGGCCGTCAAGATGACCCAGCTCAACCCGCGGGTCGTCGACCAGTTCGAGTACCCGCGGGTGCCCGCCGAGTGGCGCACCAACACCGCACCGGCCACCGTGGACGTCGCCGCCGGCAACAACCGGATGTCGCCGTGGACAGTCGAGAGCCCGGTCCAGCTGGTTCGTGGCACCGCCACGGGTCAGGGTGGTCTCGGCCTCACCGGCTACCAACTCGCTCTGGGCAACGCGGGCAGCATCGAACGTACAGTCAACGATCTCACCCCCGGCAGGACGTACCGGATCTCGTTGCGCTATGCACGTGACGCCCGGTCCGCCGGGACCGGGGCGGCGACGGCCACCCTGTCGATCGGGAACCTGAACACCACACTCACCGCCACCACAGCCCTGCCCTCGACGGCCGCCTACGGCACGTATGTCGGCATCTTCACGGCCGCGACGGCTGCACAGAAGCTCAGCCTGAAGGCTACCGGTGCCGACGCCGGCCTGACGGTCGACGACCTGGTGATCGTGGGCGACGACGCCCCACCGCCGACGGCCACCGGTATTCCGGTCCGGTATGAGTTCGAGGAGGGCGCGGGTACCACCGCCGCCAACACCGGCACCGGAGGCGGGGCCGGGGCTGCCGTCCTGACCGGGTCCACGGGCTGGTCCACCGACGGTGTGCTCGGCAAGGCGGTCAACCTGCCGGGCGGCGCGAACACCAACGCGGTGGACCTGCCGGACAACCTGCTGATGGGCGCGGCGAACTTCACCACCGCGTTCTGGGTGCGCCCCGACACGAAGAGCAACTGGACCGGACTGTTCCACATCGGTGACGGGCTCGCCGCCGCCGGGAGCTACTACCAGATCCAGATGCAGACCCAGGCCGCCGGCAACACCGGACTCGCGGTCACCTTCAAGGGCAAGACCGGCCCGGAGGAGCGGATCTACGCCACTCCGGTCCGGGACGTGGTCGCCGGCGAGTGGAACCACGTGGCCTTCACCCGGCAGGGTTCGGTCGGCACGCTGTACCTCAACGGCGAGGCGATCGCGACCCGGACCGACCTGACCGTCGGGATGACGGAGGTCGGCCCGACGACGAACAACTGGCTGGGTCGCAACGGCTACCCGGACGTGGCGTTCGACGGTCTGATGGACGACGTACGCGTGTACACGTCCACCCTGAGTGCGGCGGACGTGGCGGCGGTCTACCACGAACGCTCCGCCGAGGTGCCCGTCACCGTGACCGCCCAGCCCCGGTGCATCGCAGGCAAGGCGTACGTCGCGGTACGGGTGCTCAACGACCACGACTCGGCAGTCGACGTCGTCATGGAGACCCGGTACGGCAACCGGACCTTCGCCGACATCGCTCCCGGCGCCGCCGCCTTCCAGTCGTTCGCGGTGCGGGCGGCAACGGTCCCGGCCGGTTCGGTGACCGTCAGGGCCACCGCCACCGTCGGCGGCAAGGAAGCCACCACCACCGTCGACGCCGACTACGCCGCCGAGACCTGCGGCAGCTGA
- a CDS encoding carboxylesterase/lipase family protein, with translation MLRASMRALLCAGTAISLLSGWASTAGAVTPAPDRVGSAARAASPAGPLVVRTSSGAVRGSTAAGVQTFKGIPYAAPPVGANRWRPTQPAQPWNGVRDATQFGADCAQARGTGTSEDCLFVNVWRPERTAPGARLPVMVWIHGGGFVAGSGAQPDFSGEAFARRGVMLVTINYRLGRFGFFAFPGISAEQPGQVVGNYGYLDQVAALHWIRRNIGAFGGDAGNVTIFGESAGGVSVHTLLTSPLSRGLFHKAIIESGGGRDGVLTGRPLRADGTDPLYPVSAETIGVNFARRYEIEGTGADAVARLRALDTAQIVDGGQETAGPGGPPTYPGPILDGRLVVETAESAYRAGRQMRVPLMIGTNSADFIGFVAADSKDALFAQFGTHAAWARAVYDPDGTAPLQQVLRAVGIDRAQAEPARFTARAFVRAGSPTYLYRFSYVPTARRDQWVDGVPHAAEIPFVFDTLAARGTVPSAEDSAVARITNTYWANFARSGDPNGPTVPRWTRQVAGRDCITDFRPDATVVSGPDPRKDRMDVSEAAGGLPRPS, from the coding sequence ATGCTCAGAGCATCCATGCGCGCGTTACTGTGCGCCGGTACCGCCATCAGCCTGCTGTCGGGCTGGGCCTCCACCGCGGGGGCCGTCACGCCTGCTCCCGATCGAGTAGGCTCGGCCGCCCGAGCCGCTTCACCGGCCGGGCCACTGGTCGTGCGCACCTCGTCAGGCGCTGTACGCGGGTCGACCGCGGCAGGGGTACAGACCTTCAAGGGCATCCCTTACGCGGCGCCGCCGGTCGGCGCCAACCGGTGGCGGCCGACCCAGCCGGCCCAGCCGTGGAACGGCGTGCGCGACGCCACGCAGTTCGGCGCCGACTGCGCGCAGGCGCGTGGGACGGGCACGTCGGAGGACTGCCTCTTCGTCAACGTGTGGCGCCCCGAGAGGACCGCCCCCGGCGCCCGGCTGCCGGTGATGGTGTGGATTCACGGTGGCGGGTTCGTCGCGGGCAGCGGCGCTCAACCGGACTTCTCGGGTGAGGCGTTCGCACGTCGAGGCGTCATGCTGGTCACCATCAACTACCGGCTCGGCCGGTTCGGGTTCTTCGCCTTCCCGGGAATCAGCGCCGAGCAGCCCGGCCAGGTCGTCGGCAACTACGGCTACCTCGACCAGGTCGCCGCTCTCCACTGGATACGCCGCAACATCGGCGCGTTCGGCGGCGACGCCGGCAACGTGACGATCTTCGGCGAGTCCGCCGGCGGTGTCTCCGTGCACACCCTGCTGACCTCGCCGTTGTCTCGTGGGTTGTTCCACAAGGCGATCATCGAGTCTGGAGGCGGACGCGACGGGGTGCTGACCGGCCGGCCGCTGCGCGCCGACGGCACCGATCCGCTCTACCCGGTGTCGGCCGAGACGATCGGGGTCAACTTCGCCCGCCGGTACGAGATCGAGGGCACCGGCGCCGACGCGGTGGCCCGGCTGCGGGCGCTCGACACGGCCCAGATCGTCGACGGTGGTCAGGAGACCGCGGGTCCGGGCGGACCGCCGACGTATCCCGGGCCGATTCTCGACGGCCGGCTCGTGGTCGAGACTGCGGAGAGCGCCTACCGCGCCGGCCGGCAGATGCGGGTGCCGCTGATGATCGGAACCAACAGCGCCGACTTCATCGGTTTCGTCGCAGCTGACAGCAAGGATGCGCTGTTCGCACAGTTCGGAACCCATGCGGCGTGGGCGCGGGCCGTTTACGACCCCGATGGCACCGCCCCCTTGCAGCAGGTCCTGCGTGCGGTCGGGATCGACCGCGCACAGGCCGAACCGGCCCGGTTCACCGCCCGGGCTTTCGTTCGCGCGGGGTCGCCGACATATCTCTACCGGTTCTCCTACGTTCCGACCGCCCGCCGAGACCAGTGGGTGGATGGGGTTCCCCACGCCGCCGAGATCCCCTTCGTCTTCGACACGCTCGCCGCTCGTGGCACCGTGCCGAGCGCCGAGGACTCCGCGGTCGCGCGTATCACCAACACGTACTGGGCCAACTTCGCGCGATCGGGCGACCCGAACGGGCCCACCGTGCCGCGATGGACACGGCAGGTCGCCGGCCGTGACTGCATCACCGACTTCCGGCCCGACGCGACGGTGGTCTCCGGTCCGGACCCCCGCAAGGACCGGATGGACGTCTCCGAAGCCGCGGGCGGGCTGCCCCGGCCGAGCTGA
- a CDS encoding metallophosphoesterase family protein — MTHGVDLQLSGHTHGGQLWPGPLLAGLANPTVAGLERYGDTKLYVSRGAGVWGPPVRVGAPSDITVVELASPQA; from the coding sequence GTGACCCACGGCGTCGACCTGCAACTGTCCGGCCACACCCATGGCGGCCAGCTGTGGCCCGGCCCCCTGCTCGCCGGGCTGGCCAATCCCACCGTCGCCGGCCTCGAACGCTACGGCGACACCAAGCTCTACGTCAGCCGCGGCGCCGGCGTCTGGGGACCTCCGGTCCGAGTCGGCGCCCCCTCCGACATCACCGTCGTAGAACTGGCCTCTCCACAGGCTTGA
- a CDS encoding (R)-mandelonitrile lyase, giving the protein MRKVLTALTMSVLAMTASSGAEAASPTSEADKERRQMITRSGTQDPFAGPAENFTGQVRVQPLFTPENTAAYGGAYVTFQPAARSAWHTHPGGQRLVVTEGTGLTQQWGGPIEQIRPGDVIWCPPGVKHWHGAAPHSTMTHLAMTGPLDGQTVTWMEKVSDEQYGAWTEPAPDIGGLDRRQQAVVTVAAFTAAGRLPELRQALNTGLDAGLSVNEIKEILVQMYAYAGFPRSLNAITTFMAVLDERKAAGILDEAGPQAAPLPSDRSSLELGTENQTRLLGAPAAADYIAFTPAIDQFLKAHLFGDIFGRDNLSWQSREVATIAALANLDGTDAQLRSHLAVGMNTGLTETNLRALVSVLHAHVGQAQAAKTHRLLDQVLESRSR; this is encoded by the coding sequence ATGAGGAAGGTCCTGACCGCGCTGACGATGTCCGTGCTCGCCATGACTGCGTCATCCGGCGCCGAAGCCGCCAGCCCGACATCGGAGGCCGACAAGGAGAGAAGACAGATGATCACCCGCAGCGGCACCCAGGACCCCTTCGCCGGACCGGCGGAGAACTTCACCGGCCAGGTCCGGGTGCAGCCGCTGTTCACCCCGGAGAACACCGCCGCGTACGGCGGCGCCTACGTCACATTCCAGCCCGCCGCCCGGTCCGCGTGGCACACCCACCCCGGCGGGCAGCGGCTCGTCGTCACCGAGGGGACCGGCCTGACCCAGCAGTGGGGCGGCCCGATCGAGCAGATCCGGCCCGGTGACGTCATCTGGTGCCCGCCCGGCGTCAAACACTGGCACGGGGCCGCGCCGCATTCCACCATGACGCACCTGGCCATGACCGGCCCGCTCGACGGCCAGACCGTCACCTGGATGGAGAAGGTCTCCGACGAGCAGTACGGCGCGTGGACCGAACCCGCCCCCGATATCGGCGGCCTGGACCGGCGGCAGCAGGCGGTGGTGACCGTCGCGGCGTTCACCGCCGCCGGCCGCCTGCCGGAACTGCGTCAGGCGCTGAACACCGGACTGGACGCCGGCTTGTCAGTCAACGAGATCAAAGAAATTCTCGTGCAGATGTACGCCTACGCCGGCTTCCCGCGCAGCCTCAACGCCATCACCACGTTCATGGCCGTCCTCGACGAGCGCAAGGCGGCCGGCATCCTCGACGAGGCCGGCCCGCAAGCGGCTCCGCTGCCCAGCGACCGCAGCAGTCTGGAACTCGGCACCGAGAACCAGACCCGGCTGCTCGGCGCCCCGGCGGCCGCCGACTACATCGCCTTCACCCCGGCGATCGACCAGTTCCTCAAGGCCCATCTGTTCGGTGACATCTTCGGCCGCGACAACCTCAGTTGGCAGAGCAGGGAAGTGGCCACCATCGCGGCCCTGGCCAACCTCGACGGCACCGACGCGCAACTACGGTCGCATCTGGCCGTCGGCATGAACACCGGCCTGACCGAGACGAACCTGCGGGCCCTGGTGTCCGTCCTGCACGCGCACGTGGGCCAGGCCCAGGCCGCCAAGACCCACCGCCTCCTCGACCAGGTGTTGGAGAGCCGTTCCCGGTGA
- a CDS encoding aldo/keto reductase: protein MRTAKLGELEVARIGLGAMGMSHGYTGAGSDDAESIRTIHRALELGVTLIDTAEIYGPYVNEELVGKALKGRRDQVVLATKFGLVAHDGRGPWTLDSSPGNIRTAVEGSLTRLGTDHIDLYYQHRIDPNTPIEDTMGALASLVKDGKIRYIGLSEVWIDTIRRAHAVHPVTALQSEYSLWTRDQEPLLPVLRELGIGLVAYSPLGHGFLTGALRTPADIEALDDSDFRKNNPRFTGENFQRNLRLADEVQAVADQVDATPAQVALAWLLTRGDDIVPIPGTKRVSRVQENTAADTVELTSDQLAALDALTPAEGDHHTDEQMAMIER, encoded by the coding sequence ATGCGTACCGCCAAGCTCGGAGAACTCGAAGTCGCCCGGATCGGCCTCGGCGCGATGGGCATGTCCCATGGCTACACCGGCGCCGGCAGTGACGACGCCGAGTCGATCCGCACCATTCACCGCGCTCTGGAGCTCGGTGTCACCCTGATCGACACCGCGGAGATCTACGGCCCGTACGTCAACGAGGAACTGGTCGGCAAAGCCCTGAAAGGCCGCCGCGACCAGGTGGTGCTGGCCACCAAGTTCGGTCTCGTCGCCCACGACGGGCGAGGCCCGTGGACGCTGGACAGCAGCCCCGGCAACATCCGCACCGCCGTCGAGGGCTCCCTCACACGGCTGGGCACCGACCACATCGACCTGTACTACCAGCACCGCATCGACCCGAACACACCGATCGAGGACACCATGGGCGCCCTGGCGTCGCTGGTGAAGGACGGCAAGATCCGCTACATCGGCCTGTCCGAGGTCTGGATCGACACCATCCGCCGCGCCCACGCCGTCCACCCGGTCACCGCCCTGCAGTCGGAATACTCGCTGTGGACCCGTGACCAGGAGCCGTTGCTGCCGGTGTTGCGGGAACTGGGCATCGGCCTGGTTGCCTACTCACCGCTCGGCCACGGCTTCCTCACCGGCGCCCTGCGCACCCCCGCCGACATCGAGGCCCTCGACGACTCCGACTTCCGTAAGAACAACCCGCGTTTCACCGGCGAGAACTTCCAGCGCAACCTGCGCCTGGCCGACGAGGTGCAGGCCGTCGCCGACCAGGTCGACGCCACCCCTGCCCAGGTCGCCCTGGCGTGGCTGCTCACCCGCGGCGACGACATCGTGCCCATCCCCGGCACCAAACGCGTCAGCCGGGTGCAGGAGAACACCGCAGCCGACACCGTCGAGCTGACAAGCGACCAGTTGGCCGCACTCGACGCGCTCACCCCGGCCGAAGGCGACCACCACACCGACGAGCAGATGGCGATGATCGAACGCTGA